The proteins below are encoded in one region of Streptomyces roseirectus:
- a CDS encoding AAA domain-containing protein → MNEAAGLPYPVKELLTAARLEIAAELRSDGKDGGKVSLSAGRRVATADGSHEYLFDCKRWLDALDGKATLVRMSRSTGEWTPAEVSRMPEGKVRVVTGADLGATPSHVQIREDDAATWRVLVERLETVGQPNHPVRTDHAAWALGQGDPRPGKGVGTTAQWVANWASLKLNPRQRQAVAQALDGDVLFLWGPPGTGKTDVVGHIVEGNYRQGHSVLFLAPTNVAVDQALERICELLSNEDGFDSGLVQRAGTIAGASLRDRYGDQVDAERIGARLSARLDQSLVELGTALRHAQEGIAAHDRADGLRTDLADARRRQNDAGTRRTNHLQARNTARSVIAAQEELIRKTGTPSGIFAGRKQAQLDKAQATLHQARIDVQQASTGLAAAERDLRLAAAAADGLDKAIAAERPKLLGLPARATLLSQAEHIQQQIGELEAQRRKIKETVRSKCRVLGATVTMGVQVRKLLDRVDVVVVDEAGMVNLPAAWYAAGLAGKRIVFAGDFRQLPAVTKADSDRKASEAEREHARQWTARDVFSSAGLVSAGGSVMPDARLVALETQYRMRSAICDLVNTVAYPDAPLKTGRDNDSRIPFNALVDAPLILVDTSRQRIRGRDHQTNSVHEAAVHELVRGLQYEGVLPGRKWDDVPVGERATDRLAVIAPYRKQVQALKSSLGHRFGEQFEGLVDTVHRFQGSQRPIVILDTTAGAGTQPGYFFQGTGLSSNTCRLLNVALSRAQDHLIVIADVEHLRQHLSATSEARRMLDHLEAHAQCISVDQLIPVREAAQLASLSEEELSRPAFFPADEVPRAVSWDIDRATRSIEVYCPFLDPRPVRAWSTQLAKRVADGVTVTVRTRPPEEQSSDAAVERVRGLVQELRAAGCQVEFRDRMHEKVLVLDGAVLWHGSLNLLANSGPTDLMMRLTDPAACERVGRVIERARKERAAWNPRASRPSDDRAAAQEGSRLYLNVPFAEKDEAKRLLGARWDNRRRQWYVDANRVSREQASRWLPDRLDGDS, encoded by the coding sequence CTGCCGAGGTGTCGCGCATGCCCGAGGGCAAGGTGCGTGTCGTGACCGGTGCGGACCTCGGAGCGACCCCCTCCCATGTGCAGATCCGGGAGGACGACGCGGCCACCTGGCGCGTTCTCGTGGAACGGCTGGAGACGGTGGGGCAGCCGAATCACCCCGTCCGGACGGATCACGCGGCCTGGGCTCTCGGACAGGGCGACCCGCGGCCGGGGAAAGGTGTCGGAACCACCGCCCAATGGGTCGCGAACTGGGCGTCGCTCAAGCTCAACCCTCGTCAGCGCCAGGCGGTGGCACAAGCCCTCGACGGTGACGTGCTGTTCCTGTGGGGCCCGCCCGGGACGGGCAAGACCGATGTGGTCGGACACATTGTCGAAGGGAACTACCGCCAAGGGCACTCAGTGCTCTTCCTGGCTCCCACCAACGTCGCCGTGGACCAGGCTCTGGAACGCATATGTGAGCTGCTCTCGAACGAGGACGGGTTCGACAGCGGGCTCGTGCAGCGCGCTGGGACCATCGCCGGCGCCTCGCTGCGGGACCGGTACGGCGACCAGGTCGACGCCGAACGGATCGGCGCCCGGCTGAGCGCCCGTCTGGACCAGTCCCTTGTAGAACTGGGCACGGCCTTGCGGCACGCCCAGGAGGGCATCGCCGCCCATGACAGAGCGGACGGTCTCCGTACGGACCTCGCGGATGCTCGGCGGCGTCAGAACGATGCGGGCACCAGGCGGACGAACCACCTCCAGGCCCGGAACACCGCACGATCCGTGATCGCCGCCCAAGAGGAACTGATCAGGAAGACAGGAACCCCGAGCGGCATTTTCGCCGGCCGTAAGCAGGCCCAGCTCGACAAGGCACAGGCCACGCTCCACCAAGCGCGCATCGATGTTCAGCAGGCGTCGACGGGGCTGGCGGCGGCGGAACGCGACCTCCGCCTGGCCGCAGCCGCAGCCGACGGACTGGACAAGGCGATCGCGGCCGAACGGCCGAAGCTCCTCGGGCTGCCTGCCCGTGCGACCTTGCTGTCCCAGGCTGAGCACATCCAGCAGCAGATCGGCGAACTGGAAGCGCAGCGCCGGAAGATCAAGGAGACCGTACGCTCGAAGTGCCGTGTCCTCGGAGCGACCGTGACCATGGGAGTGCAGGTGCGCAAACTCCTCGACCGAGTGGACGTGGTCGTCGTCGACGAGGCGGGGATGGTCAACCTGCCGGCTGCCTGGTACGCCGCCGGACTGGCAGGGAAGCGGATTGTGTTCGCCGGTGACTTCCGGCAGCTGCCGGCGGTGACGAAGGCCGACAGCGATCGCAAAGCGTCGGAGGCCGAGCGGGAGCACGCTCGGCAATGGACTGCCCGGGACGTGTTCTCCAGTGCCGGGCTGGTGAGTGCGGGCGGGTCGGTGATGCCGGATGCGCGGCTCGTCGCACTCGAGACTCAGTACCGCATGCGCAGTGCGATCTGCGATCTCGTCAACACCGTCGCGTACCCGGACGCACCGCTGAAGACAGGGCGCGACAACGATTCACGGATCCCCTTCAACGCCTTGGTCGACGCGCCACTGATCCTTGTCGACACCTCGCGCCAACGCATCCGTGGTCGCGACCACCAGACCAACTCCGTTCACGAGGCCGCCGTCCACGAACTCGTCCGCGGACTCCAGTACGAGGGTGTGCTGCCCGGCCGCAAGTGGGACGACGTACCCGTCGGGGAGAGGGCGACCGACCGCCTTGCCGTGATCGCCCCGTACAGAAAGCAGGTCCAGGCGCTCAAGAGCAGCCTCGGCCACCGATTCGGGGAACAGTTCGAGGGCCTGGTCGACACTGTGCACCGCTTCCAGGGCAGCCAGCGACCCATCGTCATCCTCGACACGACAGCAGGGGCCGGAACCCAGCCCGGCTACTTCTTCCAGGGAACCGGACTGTCCTCGAACACCTGTCGTCTGCTCAACGTCGCGCTCAGCCGAGCCCAGGACCACCTCATCGTCATCGCGGACGTCGAGCATCTGCGGCAGCACCTCTCCGCGACCAGCGAAGCGCGACGGATGCTCGACCATCTCGAAGCGCACGCCCAGTGCATCTCCGTCGACCAGCTCATCCCCGTCCGTGAGGCCGCACAACTCGCCTCGCTCTCCGAGGAGGAACTCTCCCGGCCGGCGTTCTTCCCGGCCGACGAGGTACCCCGCGCCGTGAGCTGGGACATCGATCGGGCCACGCGCAGCATCGAGGTCTACTGCCCCTTTCTCGATCCACGACCTGTGCGGGCGTGGTCCACACAACTGGCCAAGCGAGTGGCGGACGGTGTCACTGTCACCGTCCGCACCCGGCCGCCCGAGGAGCAGTCCTCGGACGCGGCCGTGGAACGCGTCCGAGGACTCGTCCAGGAACTGAGAGCGGCCGGATGCCAGGTGGAGTTCCGTGACCGCATGCACGAGAAGGTGCTCGTTCTGGACGGCGCTGTGCTGTGGCACGGTTCGCTCAACCTGCTGGCCAACTCGGGCCCGACGGATCTGATGATGCGCCTGACGGACCCCGCCGCATGCGAACGGGTCGGGCGGGTGATCGAGCGCGCTCGCAAGGAGCGTGCCGCGTGGAACCCAAGGGCCTCTCGTCCGTCGGACGACCGGGCTGCGGCGCAGGAGGGAAGTCGGCTCTATCTGAACGTTCCCTTTGCCGAGAAGGACGAGGCGAAGAGGTTGCTGGGTGCGCGGTGGGACAACCGACGCCGCCAGTGGTACGTGGACGCGAACCGCGTCAGCCGCGAACAGGCGTCGAGGTGGTTGCCGGATCGTCTCGACGGCGATTCCTGA
- a CDS encoding transposase, translating to MGSKHQSYDAEFREGAVRIVIETGKPVPEVAEELGVHPGTLHSWVSRWRRNGSVSSDRPAEPAPGGRMREAERAELERLRRETREKNKRIRELEMEHDVLKRCMVLWVK from the coding sequence ATGGGTTCCAAGCATCAGTCGTACGACGCCGAGTTCCGTGAGGGTGCTGTACGCATCGTGATCGAGACAGGCAAGCCGGTCCCGGAGGTCGCTGAGGAGCTCGGGGTGCATCCGGGCACGCTGCACAGCTGGGTCTCGCGCTGGCGCCGCAACGGGTCGGTGAGCTCCGACCGGCCGGCCGAGCCGGCGCCGGGTGGCCGGATGCGCGAGGCCGAGCGCGCTGAACTCGAGCGACTGCGGCGGGAGACAAGAGAGAAGAACAAGCGGATCCGCGAGCTGGAGATGGAGCATGATGTCCTCAAGCGATGCATGGTCCTCTGGGTAAAGTGA
- a CDS encoding DDE-type integrase/transposase/recombinase encodes MARQAHHRPRVRCGQLFDAIQYIFERSGSTYGSPKIWLILVREGWRVSVNTVARLMVELGLAGRKIRRRRGLTRSGKRPAFADFVRRDFIADAPDQVWCGDMTEITTGEGKLYLATVIDLFSRRLLGYAMGRHHDAELVAASLNMAAAARSGDVKGMIQSMGRVGSCFDNAVSEAFNSVLKVEYVHRLTFATRTEARLRIATWITGFYNTHLLHSVCGYRSPIDYEHGHRANSVLGLAA; translated from the coding sequence GTGGCGCGACAAGCCCACCACCGCCCGCGAGTCCGGTGCGGACAGCTGTTCGACGCGATCCAGTACATCTTCGAACGGTCCGGCAGCACCTACGGCTCCCCGAAGATCTGGCTCATCCTGGTGCGCGAGGGCTGGCGCGTCTCAGTGAACACCGTCGCCCGCCTGATGGTTGAACTTGGCCTGGCCGGACGAAAGATCCGTCGACGCCGAGGTCTGACCAGGTCGGGCAAACGGCCCGCGTTTGCGGACTTCGTGCGCCGGGATTTCATCGCGGACGCCCCGGACCAGGTGTGGTGCGGGGACATGACCGAGATCACCACCGGCGAGGGAAAGCTCTACCTCGCTACCGTCATCGACCTCTTCTCACGGAGACTGCTCGGCTATGCGATGGGCAGGCATCACGACGCCGAGCTCGTCGCCGCATCGCTCAACATGGCCGCGGCCGCCCGCAGCGGTGACGTGAAGGGCATGATCCAGTCCATGGGCCGCGTCGGCTCGTGTTTCGACAACGCCGTCAGTGAAGCGTTCAACAGCGTGCTCAAGGTCGAGTATGTCCACCGGCTCACCTTCGCCACCCGTACCGAGGCCCGCCTGAGGATCGCGACCTGGATCACCGGCTTCTACAACACGCACCTACTACACAGCGTGTGCGGATACAGAAGTCCGATCGACTACGAACACGGCCACCGAGCCAACTCCGTCCTGGGGCTGGCCGCTTAG
- a CDS encoding IS5 family transposase (programmed frameshift), with the protein MSADLSQRLVPDGLWELVAPLLPSFNSRPQGGGTAPLDERAVFTAVVYVLTSGCAWRHLPETFGVSPATAHRRFTAWTEAGLWRRPHRAVLDELGARGETDWTSAIVDAASVRAKKGGSPTGPNPVDRGKKGGKPHVLSEAQGLPLAVAVSGANMHDSLALKPLVRGIPAIRSRRGPCRRRPVKLRADKAYFSADHLSWLRERGLVPRIARPGIESGERLGRHRWNIAWLFGYRRLTVRYERYGSHFLAFLGLAATLTCCKKLAKLAT; encoded by the exons GTGAGTGCCGATCTGTCGCAGCGGCTGGTTCCTGATGGTCTGTGGGAACTCGTCGCCCCTCTGCTGCCGTCGTTCAACTCCCGCCCGCAGGGAGGCGGTACCGCTCCCCTGGACGAGCGTGCCGTGTTCACAGCGGTGGTGTACGTGCTGACCAGCGGGTGTGCCTGGAGGCATCTGCCGGAGACGTTCGGGGTGTCACCCGCGACGGCGCACCGCCGGTTCACCGCGTGGACGGAGGCGGGGTTGTGGCGGCGACCGCACCGGGCAGTGCTGGACGAACTCGGCGCCCGGGGCGAGACCGACTGGACCTCGGCGATCGTGGATGCCGCGTCGGTGCGGGCGA AAAAGGGGGGTTCGCCGACCGGGCCGAACCCGGTCGACCGCGGCAAGAAGGGCGGCAAGCCGCACGTGCTGTCCGAGGCCCAGGGCCTCCCGCTCGCCGTCGCCGTGTCCGGCGCGAACATGCACGACAGCCTCGCCCTCAAGCCGCTGGTCCGCGGCATACCCGCCATCCGCTCCCGGCGCGGGCCCTGTCGGCGTCGCCCGGTCAAACTCCGTGCCGACAAGGCGTACTTCTCCGCCGACCATCTCTCCTGGCTGCGCGAACGGGGGCTGGTCCCGCGCATCGCCCGGCCCGGCATCGAGTCCGGCGAACGGCTCGGCCGGCACCGCTGGAACATCGCCTGGCTCTTCGGCTACCGACGTCTCACCGTCCGGTACGAGCGATACGGCTCCCACTTCCTCGCCTTCCTCGGCCTCGCCGCCACCCTCACCTGTTGCAAGAAGCTCGCGAAACTCGCCACGTGA